In a single window of the bacterium (Candidatus Blackallbacteria) CG13_big_fil_rev_8_21_14_2_50_49_14 genome:
- a CDS encoding Holliday junction branch migration DNA helicase RuvB, translating to MAIVPADANGARAQAPAQRVVQAEPVQEDQGEQSLRPNTLNEYLGQEELKQSLGVTLAAARQRGEPIDHLLFYGPPGLGKTTISMLIAAEMQTQIRITSAPALERPRDIAGLLLSLQAGDILFIDEIHRLNRVTEEMLYPAMEDFMLDITIGKGQAARIKRLPLKRFTLIGATTRAGAISAPLRARFGLVHRLRFYTDTEMQKILLQSAGLLKIPLTEAGALAIGSRSRGTPRVGNRLLKRVRDFAQVKGKLEIDENIAVEALDLLQVDRFGLDPTDRLLLKTIIRNYQGGPVGIDTLAAAISEDGSTIEEVYEPFLMQAGFLQRTQRGRMVTPQAYQHLGFDLPGGQLPLFEA from the coding sequence ATGGCGATAGTACCCGCCGACGCGAATGGAGCCCGCGCTCAAGCGCCCGCTCAACGCGTTGTCCAAGCTGAGCCTGTCCAGGAGGATCAGGGCGAGCAAAGTCTGCGCCCGAACACGCTAAATGAATACCTGGGCCAGGAAGAACTGAAACAAAGCCTGGGAGTGACTCTTGCTGCCGCTCGCCAACGTGGCGAACCGATCGACCATCTGCTCTTTTATGGCCCCCCTGGTTTGGGCAAAACCACCATCTCCATGCTGATCGCCGCCGAAATGCAAACCCAAATCCGTATTACCTCGGCTCCCGCCTTAGAACGCCCCCGCGATATTGCAGGACTTTTGCTCTCACTGCAGGCCGGTGATATTCTCTTTATTGATGAGATCCACCGCCTCAACCGGGTTACAGAAGAAATGCTCTATCCTGCCATGGAAGATTTCATGCTGGATATTACCATTGGCAAGGGGCAGGCCGCCCGCATCAAGCGGCTGCCGCTCAAACGCTTTACCTTGATCGGCGCAACCACACGTGCGGGTGCAATATCAGCACCTTTGCGGGCCCGTTTTGGACTGGTACACCGGCTGCGTTTTTATACCGATACCGAAATGCAGAAAATTCTGCTGCAAAGTGCCGGTTTGCTTAAAATTCCTCTGACTGAAGCTGGCGCTTTGGCGATCGGTTCACGTTCACGTGGCACGCCCCGCGTTGGCAACCGCCTGCTCAAACGGGTCAGAGACTTTGCCCAGGTCAAAGGCAAGCTTGAAATTGATGAAAACATTGCCGTGGAAGCCTTGGATTTATTGCAGGTCGATCGTTTTGGCTTGGACCCTACCGACCGGCTGCTGTTAAAAACCATTATCCGCAACTACCAGGGCGGCCCAGTCGGAATTGACACCTTGGCCGCCGCGATCAGCGAAGACGGCAGTACGATTGAGGAAGTCTATGAGCCCTTTCTCATGCAAGCCGGTTTTTTACAGCGCACCCAAAGAGGGCGCATGGTCACCCCACAGGCCTATCAGCATTTGGGCTTTGATTTGCCAGGCGGTCAATTGCCGCTCTTTGAAGCCTGA
- the aroQ gene encoding type II 3-dehydroquinate dehydratase codes for MVKILVLNGPNLNLLGEREPEIYGATTLPELEESLRNRGLELGLEVVCKQSNHEGVLIDLLQDARDWAQGVIFNPGAYTHTSLALADAIRAARLSVIEVHLSNIYQRESYRHHSWIAPVALGQISGLGLQGYFLALEALTQRLQASKSGN; via the coding sequence ATTGTGAAAATTTTGGTTTTGAATGGTCCGAATCTCAATTTGCTGGGTGAACGCGAGCCTGAAATTTATGGTGCCACGACTTTGCCAGAACTTGAAGAAAGTCTGCGCAATCGAGGGCTTGAATTGGGTCTGGAAGTGGTTTGCAAGCAAAGCAACCATGAGGGCGTTTTGATCGACCTTTTGCAGGATGCCCGTGATTGGGCGCAGGGAGTTATTTTTAATCCCGGAGCTTATACCCATACCAGCCTGGCCTTGGCCGATGCGATTCGCGCGGCCCGCTTAAGCGTGATCGAAGTGCATCTCAGCAATATTTATCAGCGAGAGAGCTATCGCCACCATTCCTGGATTGCGCCTGTGGCTTTGGGACAAATCAGCGGTTTGGGGCTTCAAGGCTATTTTTTAGCGCTTGAAGCTCTTACGCAAAGGCTTCAGGCTTCAAAGAGCGGCAATTGA